In a genomic window of Streptomyces sp. BHT-5-2:
- a CDS encoding ABC transporter permease translates to MFVAWRDLRFAKGRFALMGTVVTLITVLVGLLSGLTAGLGRENTSAITALPADRLVFAAPAGDGKPSFTDSRLPERTVREWARVPGVRDADPLGIATTKAEGADGRSAAVSVFGVRPGSHLAPSAGPAADGTVVLSEKAADKLGARTGDRVALGGRKLAVTAVSGAAMYSHTPVVWTSLDDWHRLSGGGDSGGATVLALSTTGTDGLAAADRRLGTRTVAAADALAAIGSYSAENGSLQLMRGFLFAISALVIGAFFTVWTIQRSGDVAVLKALGASTRYLLRDALGQAVVLLVAGTALGTAVAAGVGAAVGGTVPFVLDPSTVLVPALVMIALGAVGAALSIRRITSVDPLTALGSAR, encoded by the coding sequence GTGTTCGTCGCCTGGAGAGACCTGAGATTCGCCAAGGGCCGGTTCGCCCTGATGGGGACCGTCGTCACATTGATCACGGTGCTGGTGGGGCTGCTGTCCGGCCTGACGGCGGGGCTGGGCCGGGAGAACACCTCGGCGATCACCGCGCTCCCCGCCGACCGCCTGGTCTTCGCCGCCCCCGCCGGGGACGGCAAGCCGTCGTTCACCGACTCCCGGCTGCCGGAGCGGACGGTGCGGGAGTGGGCCCGGGTGCCCGGTGTGCGCGACGCGGACCCGCTGGGGATCGCCACCACCAAGGCCGAGGGGGCCGACGGGAGATCGGCGGCGGTGTCGGTGTTCGGGGTGCGGCCCGGGTCGCACCTGGCGCCGTCCGCGGGCCCGGCCGCCGACGGCACGGTGGTGCTGTCGGAGAAGGCCGCCGACAAGCTCGGGGCGCGGACCGGCGACCGGGTCGCGCTGGGCGGCCGGAAGCTCGCCGTGACGGCGGTGTCCGGGGCCGCGATGTACAGCCACACCCCGGTGGTGTGGACCTCCCTGGACGACTGGCACCGGCTGTCCGGCGGCGGGGACTCCGGGGGCGCGACGGTGCTCGCCCTGTCCACCACCGGGACGGACGGTCTGGCCGCCGCGGACCGGCGGCTGGGCACCCGTACGGTGGCCGCCGCGGACGCCCTGGCGGCGATCGGTTCCTACAGCGCCGAGAACGGCTCGCTGCAGCTGATGCGCGGCTTCCTGTTCGCGATCTCCGCGCTGGTCATCGGGGCGTTCTTCACGGTCTGGACGATCCAGCGCAGCGGCGACGTCGCGGTCCTCAAGGCGCTCGGCGCCTCGACCCGCTATCTGTTGCGGGACGCCCTCGGCCAGGCCGTCGTCCTGCTGGTGGCCGGCACCGCCCTGGGGACAGCGGTGGCGGCAGGGGTGGGCGCCGCCGTGGGCGGGACCGTGCCCTTCGTCCTCGACCCGTCCACCGTGCTCGTCCCGGCCCTGGTCATGATCGCGCTGGGTGCCGTGGGCGCCGCGCTGTCCATCCGCCGCATCACCTCCGTCGACCCGCTGACCGCCCTGGGAAGTGCCCGATGA
- a CDS encoding sensor histidine kinase — protein sequence MTEEARTDHSLTPVLRALRLCLHLMVAALLALAAVRALADGAPAAPAVLATAVVLLALYVLGPFLPRVRSSAGAAALWLAAVAAVWLVLLALTPDGVWLAFPLFFVQLHLLPLRAALPAVAASTALAVAGFAWHTGAVTVGTVIGPVLGAAVAVAVVLGYQALYRESEQRRRLIEELTAARSELAAAERAAGVLAERERLAREIHDTLAQGLSSIQLLLRAAERAVPGRPETALEHIRQARTAAVDNLAEARRFVRALSPPDLEAGSLPAALERLCAATARTSGLAVHCQVSGAPAPLPTPHEVALLRIAQSALANTVQHAAARRVELTLSYMDTEVALDVVDDGAGFVPAAVPPPGSAAAGDSGFGLAAMRARARALQGTLAVESAPGEGTALAVTLPLPEDPSAVPDEPDEGAAP from the coding sequence GTGACCGAAGAAGCCAGGACCGACCACTCCCTCACCCCCGTCCTGCGCGCGCTCCGCCTGTGCCTCCATCTGATGGTGGCCGCGCTGCTCGCGCTCGCCGCCGTACGCGCGCTGGCCGACGGCGCGCCCGCCGCGCCCGCCGTCCTCGCCACCGCCGTGGTCCTGCTGGCCCTCTACGTCCTCGGGCCCTTCCTGCCCCGGGTGCGCAGCTCCGCCGGCGCCGCCGCGCTCTGGCTCGCCGCGGTGGCCGCCGTCTGGCTGGTGCTGCTGGCGCTCACCCCGGACGGCGTCTGGCTGGCCTTCCCGCTCTTCTTCGTCCAGCTGCACCTGCTGCCGCTGCGCGCGGCGCTGCCCGCCGTCGCGGCCAGCACGGCGCTCGCCGTCGCCGGCTTCGCCTGGCACACCGGCGCCGTCACGGTCGGCACGGTCATCGGCCCCGTCCTGGGCGCCGCGGTCGCGGTCGCCGTCGTCCTCGGCTACCAGGCCCTCTACCGGGAGAGCGAGCAGCGCCGCCGCCTCATCGAGGAGCTCACCGCGGCCCGCAGCGAACTGGCCGCTGCGGAACGGGCAGCCGGCGTCCTCGCCGAACGGGAGCGGCTGGCCCGCGAGATCCACGACACCCTCGCCCAGGGCCTCTCCAGCATCCAGCTGCTGCTGCGGGCCGCGGAGCGGGCCGTACCGGGGCGGCCGGAGACGGCCCTGGAACACATCCGGCAGGCCCGCACCGCCGCCGTCGACAACCTCGCCGAGGCGCGCCGCTTCGTCCGGGCGCTGAGCCCGCCCGACCTGGAGGCCGGCTCGCTGCCGGCCGCCCTGGAGCGGCTGTGCGCCGCCACCGCCCGCACCTCCGGGCTGGCCGTGCACTGCCAGGTCTCCGGCGCCCCCGCCCCGCTGCCCACCCCGCACGAGGTCGCCCTGCTGCGCATCGCCCAGTCCGCGCTCGCCAACACCGTCCAGCACGCCGCCGCCCGCCGCGTCGAGCTGACCCTGAGCTACATGGACACCGAGGTCGCCCTGGACGTCGTCGACGACGGCGCCGGGTTCGTGCCCGCCGCCGTCCCGCCGCCCGGTTCCGCGGCGGCCGGCGACTCCGGCTTCGGGCTGGCCGCGATGCGGGCCCGGGCCCGCGCCCTCCAGGGCACCCTCGCCGTCGAGTCCGCCCCCGGGGAGGGCACCGCGCTCGCCGTCACCCTGCCCCTCCCCGAGGACCCGTCCGCCGTTCCCGACGAGCCCGACGAAGGGGCCGCCCCGTGA
- a CDS encoding response regulator transcription factor produces the protein MTASAASAASAAPVRLLLADDHPVVRAGLRAVLETEPDFEIAADVPSAEEAVELAGRLGVDVVLMDLQFGGRMLGSQATAEITARPGAPRVLILTTYDSDADILAAIEAGATGYLLKDSPPEELAAAVRAAAAGKSALAPTVALRLMDRMRTPATALSRRETEVLQLVADGLSNAAISKRLFLSQATVKSHLVHIYSKLGVESRTAAVAAATAQGLIRR, from the coding sequence GTGACTGCGTCTGCCGCGTCTGCCGCTTCTGCCGCGCCGGTCCGCCTGCTGCTCGCCGACGACCACCCCGTCGTACGGGCCGGGCTGCGCGCCGTCCTGGAGACCGAGCCGGACTTCGAGATCGCCGCCGACGTCCCCAGCGCCGAGGAGGCCGTGGAGCTGGCCGGGCGGCTCGGCGTCGACGTGGTCCTCATGGACCTCCAGTTCGGCGGACGGATGTTGGGCTCGCAGGCCACCGCCGAGATCACCGCCCGCCCCGGTGCGCCCCGCGTGCTGATCCTGACCACCTACGACAGCGACGCCGACATCCTCGCCGCCATCGAGGCCGGCGCCACCGGCTACCTCCTCAAGGACTCCCCTCCGGAGGAGCTGGCCGCCGCGGTGCGGGCCGCCGCGGCCGGGAAGTCCGCGCTCGCCCCCACCGTCGCGCTGCGTCTGATGGACCGGATGCGGACGCCCGCCACCGCGCTCTCCCGCCGCGAGACCGAGGTCCTCCAGCTCGTCGCCGACGGCCTCTCCAACGCGGCGATCAGCAAGCGGCTCTTCCTCAGCCAGGCGACCGTGAAGTCCCACCTTGTCCACATTTACTCAAAGTTGGGTGTCGAATCCCGTACCGCCGCGGTCGCCGCCGCCACCGCGCAGGGCCTGATCCGCCGCTGA